Proteins from a single region of Catenulispora acidiphila DSM 44928:
- a CDS encoding sigma-70 family RNA polymerase sigma factor, which produces MVDENFLAERFQENRPRLRAVAYRMLGSLSESDDALQEAWLRASGADTDEVRNFQAWLTTIVGRVCLNMLRSRQQRKEDSLEIHIPDPVVCAEDDTNPETVALTADSVGLAMMIVLDTLAPAERFAFVLHDMFAVPFEDIAEDLEKTPAAVRQLASRARRRVEGHAPVPDPDLAVQRTAVDAFFAAARDGDFEALVAVLHPDVVLRADGGVLRASQTVMLSGARTVASQAQLARTMAPYVQRVLINGTPGAYVVKDGKPFSLMSFNVVGGKVESIQVILDPERLDAVALQLAA; this is translated from the coding sequence ATGGTCGACGAGAATTTTCTCGCCGAACGGTTCCAGGAGAACCGGCCCAGGTTGCGGGCGGTGGCCTACCGGATGCTGGGCTCGCTGAGCGAGTCCGACGACGCGCTGCAGGAGGCCTGGCTGCGAGCCAGCGGCGCCGACACGGACGAGGTGCGCAACTTCCAGGCGTGGCTGACCACGATCGTCGGGCGCGTGTGCCTGAACATGCTGCGTTCGCGGCAGCAGCGCAAGGAGGATTCCCTAGAGATCCACATTCCGGATCCCGTGGTGTGCGCCGAGGACGACACCAACCCCGAGACTGTCGCCCTGACCGCGGACTCCGTCGGGCTAGCGATGATGATCGTGCTGGACACGCTCGCGCCCGCCGAGCGCTTCGCCTTCGTGCTGCACGACATGTTCGCGGTCCCGTTCGAGGACATCGCCGAGGATCTGGAGAAGACACCGGCGGCGGTCCGCCAGCTCGCCAGCCGCGCCCGGCGCCGGGTCGAGGGCCACGCGCCGGTTCCCGATCCCGACCTCGCGGTACAGCGCACAGCCGTCGACGCGTTCTTCGCCGCCGCGCGGGACGGTGATTTCGAGGCTCTGGTCGCTGTGCTGCATCCGGACGTGGTGCTCCGTGCCGACGGCGGCGTATTGCGGGCCAGCCAGACGGTGATGCTGTCCGGCGCGCGGACCGTCGCCTCGCAGGCGCAGCTGGCGCGCACCATGGCTCCGTACGTCCAGCGCGTCCTCATCAACGGCACGCCTGGTGCGTACGTCGTCAAGGACGGCAAGCCGTTCTCGCTCATGTCTTTCAATGTCGTCGGCGGCAAGGTCGAGTCGATCCAGGTGATCCTCGACCCCGAGCGTCTCGATGCGGTCGCCCTTCAGTTGGCGGCATAG
- a CDS encoding ArsR/SmtB family transcription factor, translated as MGHAQRLRIVAELYRAAQEGERLHVSELARRLGLSRALLYMHLERLETAGMVAGQLELSDDGKAMKYVELRPFALTLDAETIAETVTRDAEPAPDANTKGGKG; from the coding sequence GTGGGCCACGCCCAACGGCTGCGCATCGTCGCCGAGCTGTACCGCGCGGCTCAGGAGGGCGAACGCCTCCACGTCAGCGAGCTGGCGCGACGGCTGGGACTGTCCCGGGCGCTGCTGTACATGCATCTGGAACGCCTCGAGACGGCCGGCATGGTGGCCGGCCAGCTGGAGCTCTCCGACGACGGCAAAGCCATGAAGTACGTCGAGCTCAGGCCGTTCGCGCTGACGCTCGACGCGGAGACGATCGCCGAGACCGTGACCCGGGACGCGGAACCCGCGCCGGACGCGAACACGAAGGGTGGAAAGGGATGA
- a CDS encoding MMPL family transporter: protein MSTLTARPPVVERVAGWSARHRKTTVFGWLILIIAAVVIGGMASGTKKTPYDPGEAGRAERALDASGISQQTESVLVQSRSGAAFATNTDFRNGVSDVAAALRAIPGSAAQVRSPLDNAKETKALVSKDGRSALVTFVVAGNKDDADKTVAKPLTTVAQIQAAHPGLRVEEAGSASVDKTVNDIISTGLQRAEFSSVPVTLVLLLLVFGALVAASIPLLLALTAVVAGISLMSIPGHWVPISDSTSSVVLLIGMAVGVDYSLFYIRREREERALGKSPREALRIAASTSGRSIVVSGLTVMACLAGLFFTQMDAFSGWSVGTILVVGMAMLGSVTVVPAMLSWLGDKLDKGRVPFVGKRRTVARESRFWSFLVRNVVKRPLLWGLPALLALLALAGIGAGLKAKDPGGVALTYGKPISQTLDRMQTAFPGGPAPAQLMVHGDPKVLKGSEFTGAVAAMERMLPNGAQVTTQTSTDGSYEAISVPLAGDGADSASVAALKNLRSEVLPATLGHVPGIDYSVGGQAAGQADFGGRLHSTTPIVIAFVLLLAFVLMVAAFRSLAIPLTAIAVNLLSVGASYGVVKWIFQDGHLEKQLGFQSYGAVISWLPLFMFVILFGLSMDYHVFVLSRIRELRLRGVSTKQAVVRGVSSSSGVVSSAALIMAAVFSLFAFMPFAPMKMVGIGMAVAVAIDATLVRGLLVPAIMSLLGERNWQLPRALRWIPGLALEKSAAPAPAPTYARPTVPIA from the coding sequence ATGTCCACGCTAACAGCACGCCCGCCTGTGGTGGAACGGGTGGCGGGCTGGAGTGCCCGCCACCGCAAGACCACGGTCTTCGGCTGGCTCATCCTGATCATCGCCGCGGTGGTGATCGGCGGGATGGCCTCCGGTACCAAGAAGACCCCCTACGACCCCGGCGAGGCGGGGCGCGCCGAGCGCGCGCTGGACGCCTCCGGTATCTCCCAGCAGACGGAAAGCGTTCTCGTGCAGAGCCGATCAGGGGCGGCTTTCGCGACGAACACGGACTTCCGCAACGGAGTCTCTGATGTAGCCGCCGCACTCCGCGCGATTCCAGGCTCCGCGGCGCAGGTCCGCTCTCCTCTGGACAACGCTAAGGAGACCAAGGCACTGGTCTCTAAGGACGGACGCTCCGCACTGGTCACCTTCGTGGTCGCCGGGAACAAGGACGACGCGGACAAGACCGTCGCGAAGCCACTGACGACCGTCGCGCAGATCCAGGCGGCGCATCCCGGACTCCGCGTGGAGGAAGCCGGCTCGGCGTCCGTCGACAAGACGGTCAACGACATCATCTCCACCGGCTTGCAGCGCGCGGAGTTCAGCTCGGTCCCGGTCACCCTGGTCCTGCTGCTCCTGGTGTTCGGCGCGCTGGTCGCCGCCTCGATCCCGCTGCTGCTGGCGCTGACCGCGGTGGTCGCGGGCATCTCCCTGATGTCCATCCCGGGCCACTGGGTCCCGATCAGCGACAGCACGTCCTCGGTGGTGCTGCTCATCGGTATGGCTGTCGGCGTCGACTACTCGCTCTTCTACATCCGCCGAGAACGTGAGGAGCGCGCTCTGGGCAAGTCTCCTAGGGAGGCGCTGCGGATCGCGGCGAGCACCTCGGGCCGCTCGATCGTGGTCTCCGGTCTGACCGTGATGGCCTGCCTCGCCGGTCTGTTCTTCACCCAGATGGACGCGTTCTCCGGCTGGTCCGTCGGCACCATCCTGGTGGTCGGCATGGCGATGCTGGGCTCGGTCACCGTGGTCCCGGCGATGCTGTCCTGGCTCGGCGACAAGCTCGACAAGGGGCGCGTGCCGTTCGTGGGCAAGCGCCGCACGGTGGCGCGGGAGTCGCGGTTCTGGAGCTTCCTGGTCCGCAACGTCGTCAAGCGTCCGCTGCTGTGGGGACTCCCCGCACTTCTCGCCCTGCTCGCCCTGGCGGGGATCGGCGCCGGGCTGAAGGCGAAGGACCCCGGCGGCGTCGCCCTCACCTACGGCAAGCCGATCAGCCAGACGCTGGACCGCATGCAGACGGCGTTCCCGGGCGGACCCGCGCCGGCGCAGCTGATGGTGCACGGCGACCCGAAGGTGCTGAAGGGCTCTGAGTTCACCGGCGCGGTCGCCGCGATGGAGCGGATGCTCCCCAACGGCGCGCAGGTGACCACCCAGACCAGCACCGACGGCAGCTACGAGGCGATCTCGGTCCCGCTGGCCGGCGACGGCGCGGACAGCGCCTCGGTGGCGGCCCTGAAGAACCTGCGCTCCGAGGTCCTGCCGGCCACCCTCGGCCACGTCCCCGGCATCGACTACAGCGTCGGCGGCCAGGCGGCCGGCCAGGCCGACTTCGGCGGCCGGCTGCACAGCACGACGCCGATCGTCATCGCTTTCGTGCTCCTGCTCGCCTTCGTGCTGATGGTCGCGGCGTTCCGCTCCCTGGCGATCCCGTTGACCGCGATCGCCGTGAACCTGCTCTCGGTCGGCGCGTCCTACGGCGTCGTGAAGTGGATCTTCCAGGACGGACACCTGGAGAAGCAGCTCGGCTTCCAGTCCTACGGCGCCGTGATCTCCTGGCTCCCGCTGTTCATGTTCGTGATCCTGTTCGGACTGTCCATGGACTACCACGTGTTCGTCCTCAGCCGGATCAGGGAGCTGCGGCTGCGCGGCGTGTCGACGAAGCAGGCCGTGGTCCGGGGCGTCAGCTCCTCCTCGGGCGTGGTGAGCAGCGCGGCGCTGATCATGGCGGCGGTGTTCTCGCTGTTCGCCTTCATGCCGTTCGCGCCGATGAAGATGGTCGGCATCGGCATGGCGGTCGCAGTGGCGATCGACGCCACGCTCGTCCGCGGGCTGCTGGTCCCGGCGATCATGAGCCTGCTGGGTGAGCGGAACTGGCAGCTGCCGCGGGCGCTGCGGTGGATTCCGGGTCTCGCTCTGGAGAAGTCGGCAGCACCCGCACCGGCGCCGACATATGCGCGCCCCACGGTGCCGATCGCCTAG
- a CDS encoding protein kinase domain-containing protein: protein MTRPLRSTDPTRIGDYELTGRIGGGGMGDVFLGRSPGGRLAAVKVVRDLLADDPRFRERFRREVAAARSVSGAYTAAVLDADPDAERPWLATAYIDGPTLLRRVSEDGPLDARAARALGAGLAEALRDIHRAGLVHRDLKPGNVLLAADGPRLIDFGIIRGTDGEGLTETGYVLGSAGYMAPEQAAGGEATAAADVYSLGAVLTFAATGHGPFGDGPMPGVLLRQASGDRDISAVPEGLRDVVSRCLDILPGGRPTTDSLLELLGGNAIADGATFLDAPDSGPGLEPENTEIAATPTTLMRTGPKKSGTKKSSTKKPGAKQSGTKNSATKTSGTKNSATARNTHRPKSSPPQPIPTRRKFLFLGIAGAAVAAFSVGVAAMPHGDSKSTDPESTDSDVNDATSTTGLSTKKAQGVLGGPMKSPLWSATDTYADYLALSGTTLLVQGTTLSAFDTSTGKKSWTVPKGTFNQVMDGALPAFGDSVYETTDAGDLVAAAVADGRQAWSVSGPDSWLTRGLVGASSDIVVGWSYTDVAQAASSGIWGVDPQSHQLRWSTKIGGFEGAPYFCSEAGLVVLSQPNNHQVTAYSTQTGSQAWVAKDSTPSADAAFATAVASHGKTVYWATDRLYAFDENGHAIWPVAVTPEGGDSAFHAVIANDTTVYAASEDVGLSSANTIAAYKASDGAPLWRTLWPKNFHDPSLECQLALGGGNLYIVDHMSGTLVCLDAKTGETNWQFHDAAASNGSVDDWHLVANDQYVVVGYQSTVHCFTAN, encoded by the coding sequence ATGACGCGTCCACTGCGTTCCACGGATCCCACCCGCATCGGCGACTACGAGCTGACCGGCCGGATCGGCGGCGGGGGTATGGGGGACGTGTTCCTCGGGCGGTCGCCGGGTGGGCGGTTGGCGGCCGTGAAAGTGGTGCGTGATCTGCTGGCCGACGATCCGCGGTTCCGGGAGCGGTTCCGGCGGGAGGTGGCCGCCGCTCGGTCGGTGAGCGGGGCTTACACGGCGGCGGTGTTGGACGCCGATCCCGATGCCGAGCGGCCGTGGCTCGCCACCGCCTACATCGACGGGCCGACGTTGCTTCGGCGGGTCTCCGAGGACGGGCCGCTGGACGCGCGGGCGGCGAGGGCGTTGGGCGCCGGGCTGGCCGAGGCGCTGCGCGACATCCACCGGGCCGGGCTCGTGCACCGCGATCTGAAGCCCGGCAACGTGCTGCTGGCGGCGGACGGTCCGCGCTTGATCGACTTCGGCATCATCCGGGGGACGGACGGCGAAGGCCTCACCGAGACCGGCTACGTGCTCGGCAGCGCCGGCTACATGGCGCCGGAGCAGGCGGCCGGCGGCGAGGCGACCGCGGCGGCCGACGTCTACTCGCTGGGCGCCGTGCTCACCTTCGCGGCGACCGGGCACGGTCCCTTCGGCGACGGTCCGATGCCCGGCGTGCTGCTCCGGCAGGCGTCCGGGGACCGGGACATCTCGGCAGTGCCGGAAGGACTGCGCGACGTGGTCTCCCGCTGCCTGGACATCCTTCCCGGAGGACGCCCTACTACGGACTCCCTTCTGGAACTGCTAGGCGGGAACGCTATAGCGGACGGCGCCACGTTCCTCGATGCGCCGGACTCGGGTCCGGGTCTAGAGCCGGAGAACACTGAGATCGCGGCGACCCCGACCACCCTCATGCGCACCGGTCCGAAGAAGTCAGGGACGAAAAAGTCCAGCACTAAGAAGCCCGGCGCGAAGCAGTCGGGAACGAAGAACTCCGCGACAAAGACCTCCGGCACAAAGAACTCCGCGACCGCACGGAATACCCACCGCCCGAAGTCCTCACCCCCGCAGCCCATACCGACCCGCCGCAAGTTCCTGTTCCTCGGCATCGCCGGCGCCGCCGTGGCGGCCTTCAGCGTGGGCGTCGCCGCCATGCCGCACGGCGACAGCAAGTCGACCGACCCCGAAAGCACCGACAGCGACGTCAACGACGCCACCAGCACGACAGGCCTCTCCACCAAGAAGGCCCAGGGTGTCCTCGGCGGACCGATGAAGAGCCCGCTGTGGTCTGCCACCGACACCTACGCCGACTACCTCGCCCTGTCCGGAACCACCCTCCTGGTCCAGGGCACGACCCTGTCCGCTTTCGACACGTCCACCGGCAAGAAGTCCTGGACCGTGCCCAAGGGGACCTTCAACCAGGTGATGGACGGTGCCCTCCCCGCGTTCGGGGACTCGGTGTACGAGACCACAGACGCGGGCGACCTGGTCGCGGCCGCGGTGGCCGACGGCCGCCAAGCCTGGAGCGTGTCCGGTCCCGACTCCTGGCTCACCCGCGGCCTGGTCGGAGCGTCCTCTGACATCGTCGTGGGCTGGTCCTACACCGACGTCGCCCAAGCCGCCAGCAGCGGGATCTGGGGAGTCGATCCGCAGTCGCATCAACTGCGCTGGAGCACGAAGATCGGCGGGTTCGAGGGCGCACCGTATTTCTGCTCCGAGGCCGGCCTGGTCGTCCTGTCCCAGCCGAACAACCACCAGGTGACCGCCTACAGCACGCAAACCGGCAGTCAGGCCTGGGTCGCCAAGGACTCCACCCCCAGTGCCGATGCCGCATTCGCCACAGCGGTCGCGAGCCACGGCAAGACCGTCTACTGGGCCACCGACCGCCTTTACGCCTTCGACGAGAACGGCCATGCCATCTGGCCGGTGGCCGTCACCCCTGAGGGCGGGGACAGTGCCTTCCACGCGGTCATCGCCAACGACACCACCGTCTACGCGGCGTCCGAGGATGTCGGGCTTTCGAGCGCTAATACGATCGCCGCCTATAAAGCCTCCGACGGTGCGCCCCTGTGGCGGACGCTCTGGCCGAAGAACTTCCACGACCCGAGCCTGGAGTGCCAGCTGGCGCTCGGAGGCGGGAACCTCTACATCGTCGACCATATGAGCGGCACCCTGGTCTGCCTGGACGCCAAGACAGGCGAGACCAACTGGCAGTTCCACGATGCCGCCGCCTCCAACGGCTCCGTCGACGACTGGCACCTCGTGGCGAACGACCAGTACGTCGTCGTCGGATACCAGTCCACCGTGCACTGCTTCACGGCGAACTGA
- a CDS encoding DUF5302 domain-containing protein, with the protein MDTTAAGSQSEPGEPGGGPEAASDADEQKRRFLEALEAKRGNGARGNGGGPGDSKIHSAHGRAGAKRQFRRKSGG; encoded by the coding sequence ATGGACACCACCGCGGCGGGATCGCAGTCGGAGCCCGGCGAGCCGGGGGGTGGGCCGGAGGCTGCTTCGGACGCCGACGAGCAGAAGCGGCGTTTCTTGGAAGCGCTGGAGGCCAAGCGGGGTAACGGGGCGCGGGGCAACGGCGGGGGTCCCGGGGACTCGAAGATCCACTCCGCGCACGGACGGGCTGGTGCCAAGCGGCAGTTCCGTCGCAAGAGCGGCGGGTGA
- a CDS encoding threonine/serine exporter family protein encodes MQFHEHRTRIRAGAPGAPGSEERTVEPSSAARVIDLGLRIGELLLASGEGSEDVEVAMVGITEAYGLSRCETNVTFTVVTLSYQPSLTDTPLSLERVVRRRTVDYTSLADLHRLAVDISAGGVTLEEAYGRLAAIRRNKYPYPPWVIVGSLGAIAATAALLVGGGYLASLVAFVCAILGDWLYRQLARLGLPSFYLLAVAAVPGAIAAILLDRLGVHINSSAVVVGGVFTVLPGRALVAAIQDGLTGFYITASARLLEVVFLVAALVCGITLVLKVGRQVGASFIVDEHLAPVRADPLIALVAAALGVSFAVAVHTPRRILPFAAVGAAFSWAAGTYPVQWGLSPVVATALAAMIVGLIGYLVALHYRTSALPYVIPAVGPLLPGSAVYFAMLEITSGDSHLGIDSLETAISLGLAIGAGVNLGGELARVITRARGTKELVFRFRRNAAGEQEPGLPPQQG; translated from the coding sequence GTGCAATTCCACGAGCACCGCACCCGGATCCGCGCCGGCGCTCCCGGCGCCCCCGGCTCGGAGGAGCGGACCGTCGAGCCGTCCTCGGCGGCGCGCGTCATCGACCTCGGGCTGCGGATCGGCGAGCTGCTGCTGGCCAGCGGGGAGGGCAGCGAGGACGTCGAGGTCGCGATGGTCGGCATCACCGAGGCGTACGGGCTGTCGCGCTGCGAGACCAACGTCACCTTCACCGTGGTGACGCTGTCCTACCAGCCGAGCCTGACCGACACGCCGCTCTCGCTGGAGCGCGTGGTGCGGCGGCGCACCGTGGACTACACCAGCCTGGCCGACCTGCACCGGCTCGCTGTCGACATCAGCGCCGGCGGCGTGACGCTCGAGGAGGCCTATGGCCGGCTCGCGGCGATCCGCCGGAACAAGTACCCCTACCCGCCCTGGGTGATCGTCGGCAGCCTCGGCGCGATCGCCGCGACGGCGGCCCTGCTGGTCGGCGGCGGCTACCTCGCCAGCCTGGTGGCGTTCGTCTGCGCCATCCTCGGCGACTGGCTGTACCGGCAGCTGGCGCGGCTCGGGCTGCCCTCCTTCTATCTGCTGGCGGTGGCCGCGGTCCCCGGCGCCATCGCGGCGATCCTCCTGGACCGCCTCGGCGTCCACATCAACAGCTCGGCGGTCGTGGTCGGCGGCGTGTTCACGGTGCTGCCGGGACGCGCTCTGGTCGCCGCGATCCAGGACGGCCTGACAGGCTTCTACATCACCGCCTCCGCGCGCCTGCTGGAAGTGGTGTTCCTGGTCGCCGCACTGGTCTGCGGCATCACACTGGTCCTGAAGGTGGGCCGCCAGGTCGGCGCGAGCTTCATCGTGGACGAGCACTTGGCGCCGGTCCGCGCCGATCCGTTGATCGCACTAGTGGCGGCTGCGCTAGGAGTGTCCTTCGCGGTGGCGGTCCACACTCCGCGGCGCATATTGCCGTTCGCCGCCGTCGGTGCGGCGTTCAGTTGGGCGGCGGGGACGTACCCCGTTCAGTGGGGTCTGTCGCCCGTGGTTGCCACCGCGCTGGCCGCGATGATCGTCGGACTGATCGGCTACCTGGTCGCGCTGCACTACCGCACTTCTGCGCTGCCCTATGTGATTCCCGCCGTAGGACCCCTGCTCCCGGGCTCAGCGGTGTACTTCGCCATGCTGGAGATCACCAGCGGCGACAGCCACCTCGGCATCGACTCCCTGGAGACCGCGATCTCCCTGGGCCTGGCCATCGGCGCCGGCGTGAACCTCGGCGGCGAGCTGGCGCGCGTCATCACCCGGGCGCGGGGCACCAAGGAGCTGGTCTTCCGCTTCCGCAGGAACGCGGCGGGGGAGCAGGAGCCAGGTCTGCCGCCTCAACAAGGCTGA
- a CDS encoding universal stress protein, whose amino-acid sequence MAGTLLIAYDGSADAKTALEYTARTFPGREAVLLTVWEPLMSQLGVAEAFVGAVATEDEEKVVELSAEQVAEAGAQLAGEAGLKATARWESEGTQSVWQTIERVADELDADLVVTGSRGLTGLHSLLVGSVSAKVLRHAQRPVLVVPSAHLAKARSEAPEGDSADA is encoded by the coding sequence ATGGCCGGCACCCTTCTCATCGCGTACGACGGCTCCGCCGACGCCAAGACCGCTTTGGAGTACACGGCCCGGACGTTCCCCGGCCGCGAGGCCGTCCTGCTCACCGTCTGGGAGCCGCTGATGAGCCAGCTGGGCGTCGCCGAGGCGTTCGTGGGCGCGGTCGCCACCGAGGATGAGGAGAAGGTCGTCGAGCTGAGCGCCGAGCAGGTCGCCGAGGCCGGCGCCCAGCTGGCGGGCGAGGCCGGCCTGAAGGCGACCGCGCGCTGGGAGTCCGAGGGCACGCAGTCCGTCTGGCAGACCATCGAGCGCGTCGCCGACGAGCTGGACGCGGACCTCGTCGTGACCGGCTCGCGCGGCCTGACCGGCCTGCACTCGCTGCTCGTCGGCAGCGTCTCGGCGAAGGTCCTGCGGCACGCGCAGCGCCCGGTGCTGGTGGTCCCGTCGGCGCACCTGGCCAAGGCCCGCAGCGAGGCGCCCGAGGGCGACTCCGCGGACGCCTGA
- a CDS encoding SigE family RNA polymerase sigma factor, with the protein MTTMVLSAPECHRQSGTIDVADLYATHRLPLTRLAVLLLGDMASAEDAVQEVFVKLWSRPDLLQGVAAPSSYLRTAVVNRARSVQRRRKLEREYAVQDTRDVEPAETTALLPLEHREVMEAVQALPTRQREVLLLRYWADLTETEIARTLGVSRGTVKSTASRGMRAVTIRLRAGNA; encoded by the coding sequence ATGACCACGATGGTTCTGTCCGCCCCGGAATGCCACCGCCAAAGCGGCACCATTGATGTCGCCGATCTCTACGCCACTCACCGGCTGCCACTGACGCGGCTCGCGGTGTTGTTGCTCGGCGACATGGCGAGCGCTGAAGACGCTGTGCAAGAGGTATTCGTCAAGCTTTGGTCCCGTCCCGACCTGCTCCAAGGAGTCGCGGCACCGTCCTCCTACCTCCGTACCGCCGTGGTGAACCGCGCACGGTCGGTCCAACGGAGGCGCAAGCTCGAACGTGAATACGCCGTCCAGGACACCAGAGACGTGGAGCCCGCGGAGACCACGGCGCTGCTGCCGCTGGAGCACCGCGAAGTCATGGAAGCCGTGCAGGCGCTCCCCACTAGGCAGCGGGAGGTGCTGCTGCTGCGCTATTGGGCCGATCTCACAGAGACGGAGATCGCGCGCACGCTGGGTGTCTCGCGCGGCACGGTGAAGTCCACCGCGAGCCGTGGGATGCGCGCGGTCACGATACGACTAAGGGCCGGCAACGCATAG
- a CDS encoding sensor domain-containing protein has protein sequence MNTEEMASLYGIPVWKRLRMYRNPVRMLFSAGVWASAWYLFSSMVVCTVLFCVITSITVTSTALVIVWAGLPLLIGTAYFIRGCAAMERGRARAVVPDGLPPMPPMDDAEGFFATLRASWRSRVTKRGLVYFSVLYVPLFVLDTVVWVVWVVFLAGVTVPIWYRYIPRTFDGRHMHGLEYGYFPNGPHGKDAIGFWIGSDLSAAVAAAAALVLLIAWNYVLVATARVHVSAVRATVVGRDPMAAARRVLDSPGPLSTPAGR, from the coding sequence ATGAACACCGAAGAGATGGCGTCTCTCTATGGGATACCTGTTTGGAAGCGCCTGCGGATGTACCGCAACCCGGTCCGCATGTTGTTCTCCGCCGGAGTCTGGGCGTCGGCCTGGTACCTGTTCAGCTCCATGGTCGTCTGCACGGTGCTGTTCTGTGTGATCACCAGCATCACCGTCACGTCCACGGCCCTGGTGATCGTTTGGGCCGGGCTGCCTCTGCTGATCGGCACTGCGTACTTCATCCGCGGCTGTGCGGCGATGGAACGCGGACGGGCCCGCGCAGTGGTCCCCGACGGACTTCCCCCGATGCCGCCGATGGATGACGCGGAAGGCTTCTTCGCGACACTGCGCGCCTCCTGGCGAAGCCGGGTGACCAAGCGAGGCCTGGTCTACTTCTCTGTTCTCTACGTACCGCTGTTCGTCCTGGACACGGTCGTCTGGGTGGTCTGGGTGGTCTTCCTGGCCGGCGTGACCGTCCCGATCTGGTACCGCTACATCCCCCGGACCTTCGACGGCCGCCACATGCACGGCCTCGAGTACGGCTACTTCCCGAACGGCCCGCACGGCAAGGACGCCATCGGGTTCTGGATCGGCAGCGACCTGTCAGCGGCTGTTGCAGCAGCCGCCGCCCTGGTCCTGCTGATCGCCTGGAACTACGTCCTGGTCGCCACCGCGCGGGTGCACGTGAGCGCGGTGCGCGCCACGGTCGTCGGACGCGACCCGATGGCCGCCGCCCGGCGCGTCCTGGACTCCCCCGGCCCGTTGAGCACACCGGCCGGCCGCTGA
- a CDS encoding rhomboid-like protein, with protein sequence MSAARLRALLSRLLRDPAFWYAVSLTVAAVVEDTISANRLQQLMDWCSTNIANIRPGGHPVEAFVASAFIPQESAGVWPFFALSLFSVVALLGARRAVLVLAGVHIGVSVATEGLVWWRIHHGTLPASDAHMWDTGPSYLVVTALTIAIATARPLWLRVVWAVCLAGAAPSLLQGIDHADYTAIGHVLSFAVGIVVVVRTRRALSDVELEVAPGSITVPATPQ encoded by the coding sequence TTGTCCGCCGCTCGACTCCGCGCCCTCCTGTCGCGGCTGCTGCGCGATCCCGCGTTCTGGTACGCGGTGTCGCTGACGGTCGCCGCCGTGGTCGAGGACACGATCTCGGCCAATCGGCTGCAGCAGCTCATGGACTGGTGCTCGACGAACATCGCGAACATCCGTCCCGGCGGGCATCCGGTGGAGGCCTTCGTGGCGTCGGCGTTCATACCGCAGGAGTCTGCGGGGGTGTGGCCGTTCTTCGCGCTGTCGCTGTTCAGCGTGGTCGCGCTGTTGGGGGCACGCAGAGCCGTGCTGGTGCTCGCCGGCGTGCACATCGGTGTCAGCGTGGCCACCGAGGGGTTGGTGTGGTGGCGGATCCACCACGGCACGCTTCCCGCGTCGGACGCGCATATGTGGGACACCGGTCCGTCGTATCTGGTAGTCACCGCACTGACGATCGCCATCGCCACCGCCAGACCGCTCTGGCTGCGGGTGGTGTGGGCGGTGTGTCTAGCCGGAGCAGCACCGAGTCTGCTCCAGGGGATCGACCACGCTGACTACACAGCGATAGGGCATGTGCTGTCGTTCGCTGTAGGGATCGTCGTGGTGGTACGTACGCGGCGCGCGCTTAGCGATGTAGAGCTAGAGGTAGCCCCAGGGTCCATCACCGTGCCTGCCACTCCGCAATAG
- a CDS encoding SDR family oxidoreductase, with the protein MNAKIFVTGGTGGLGSHTVPLLRAAGYDLRILSRSAREDTEGVEYVTGDLLAGENGANIDEALDGIETVLHLAGAQKGDDIATRNLAQAAARAGVRHIVYISVIGADKVPVGWLRMKAAAEKAIEESGVPYTILRAAQFHDLTLKAVRTMAKLPVVPNPGGLRFQPVDARDVAARLVELVAGPPAGLVPDIAGPEVIAMGDLVRSYVKAAGKHRMLMPVRIPGKAGKAYRAGDNLTLDGALVASGSWTDFLAAHVG; encoded by the coding sequence GTGAACGCGAAGATCTTCGTCACCGGCGGCACCGGCGGCCTCGGTTCGCACACCGTCCCGCTGCTCCGCGCGGCCGGGTACGACCTGCGGATCCTGAGCCGGAGCGCGCGCGAGGACACCGAAGGCGTCGAGTACGTCACCGGGGACCTGCTCGCCGGGGAGAACGGGGCGAACATCGACGAGGCTCTGGACGGCATCGAGACCGTCCTGCACCTGGCCGGCGCGCAGAAGGGCGACGACATCGCGACCCGGAACCTCGCACAGGCCGCAGCGCGCGCCGGGGTCCGGCACATCGTCTACATCTCGGTGATCGGCGCCGACAAGGTTCCGGTGGGGTGGCTGCGCATGAAGGCGGCGGCCGAGAAGGCGATCGAGGAGTCGGGCGTGCCGTACACGATCCTGCGCGCCGCACAGTTCCACGATCTGACGCTGAAGGCGGTGCGCACCATGGCGAAGCTGCCGGTGGTCCCCAACCCGGGCGGCCTGCGGTTCCAGCCGGTGGACGCGCGCGACGTCGCCGCGCGCCTGGTCGAGCTGGTCGCCGGTCCGCCGGCCGGCCTGGTGCCCGACATCGCGGGTCCGGAGGTGATCGCGATGGGCGACCTCGTGCGGTCCTATGTGAAGGCCGCCGGGAAGCACCGGATGCTGATGCCGGTCCGAATCCCGGGGAAGGCGGGCAAGGCTTATCGCGCCGGGGACAACCTGACGCTGGACGGCGCGTTGGTCGCCTCCGGCTCCTGGACGGACTTCCTGGCGGCGCACGTCGGCTGA